From the Spiroplasma alleghenense genome, one window contains:
- the rlmN gene encoding 23S rRNA (adenine(2503)-C(2))-methyltransferase RlmN, with protein MNNILKYTNKQLQDLLAENNFKKFNADQIFEWIYLKNELDFQKMTNLSLELRKFLNENFNSQLLEELVCQESNDGTVKFLFKLCDNRSIETVLMPQSYGQSVCVTTQVGCNMGCTFCASGIIKKIRNLDVDEIVAQVYYVNRYLKNKYPNDTTGKNRVSHIVVMGIGEPLDNYENTLNFINILNSPKGFGIGARHITVSTCGLVPKIKAFADLQLQANLAISLHAPNDEIRNQIMPINKAFPLVKLMEAVDYYIAKTNRRITFEYILIDKVNDSVESAHQLAALIKGKNAYVNLIPYNEVHENPFRKSTNIDNFFKALKSKKINCIVRKEFGADIDAACGQLRAIREGILK; from the coding sequence ATGAATAATATTTTAAAATACACTAATAAACAATTGCAAGATTTACTTGCTGAAAATAATTTTAAGAAGTTTAATGCTGATCAAATTTTTGAATGAATTTATTTAAAAAATGAGCTTGATTTTCAAAAAATGACTAACCTAAGTTTAGAATTAAGAAAATTTCTAAATGAAAATTTTAATTCACAATTGTTAGAAGAGCTTGTTTGTCAAGAATCAAATGACGGAACGGTTAAATTTTTATTCAAACTTTGTGATAACAGATCAATTGAGACGGTTCTAATGCCTCAATCTTATGGTCAATCAGTTTGTGTAACTACACAAGTTGGGTGCAATATGGGTTGTACTTTCTGTGCTTCAGGAATTATCAAAAAAATTCGTAATTTAGATGTGGATGAAATTGTAGCTCAAGTTTACTACGTAAATCGATATTTGAAAAACAAATACCCAAATGATACTACAGGTAAAAACCGAGTTAGCCATATTGTTGTTATGGGTATTGGTGAACCCTTAGATAATTATGAAAATACCTTAAATTTTATTAATATTTTAAATTCACCTAAGGGTTTTGGAATTGGTGCTCGACATATCACAGTATCAACTTGTGGATTAGTTCCGAAAATAAAGGCTTTTGCAGATTTACAATTACAAGCAAATCTAGCAATCTCGCTACACGCTCCAAATGATGAAATTAGAAATCAAATAATGCCAATTAACAAGGCCTTTCCGCTGGTTAAGTTAATGGAAGCAGTTGATTATTATATTGCCAAGACTAATCGAAGAATTACTTTTGAATACATTTTAATTGATAAAGTAAATGACTCGGTGGAGAGTGCGCATCAATTAGCCGCCTTAATTAAGGGTAAAAATGCTTATGTCAACTTGATTCCTTATAATGAGGTTCACGAAAATCCTTTTAGAAAATCAACAAATATAGATAATTTTTTCAAAGCATTAAAATCAAAAAAAATAAATTGCATAGTAAGAAAAGAGTTTGGCGCAGATATAGATGCGGCATGTGGTCAGTTGCGAGCAATTAGAGAAGGGATATTAAAATAA